Proteins co-encoded in one Brassica oleracea var. oleracea cultivar TO1000 chromosome C4, BOL, whole genome shotgun sequence genomic window:
- the LOC106341711 gene encoding alpha carbonic anhydrase 8-like, whose protein sequence is MAMAKMLCFIVIPSLCLLNVEFSRAQEDSPSHAATSPEREAPAHSPLPPPSSSSPESHSSPSPSPSRSPSPSPSPSPSPEAVPLPPPASSPDSPPPSPQQEPPSPSPSSPEPAPAPAPSDDDADDDSEEETENFPSPTPSPAPAEEGEPEDIKASEDGEFEQEEGEDRGMSGWKKAGIVIGALLGVGAIAIGALIYKKRQDNLARARYTYFNQSEFL, encoded by the coding sequence ATGGCCATGGCTAAAATGCTATGTTTCATTGTCATTCCATCATTGTGTCTCCTAAATGTCGAATTCTCGCGTGCACAGGAGGACTCTCCATCACATGCTGCTACCTCACCGGAACGTGAGGCACCAGCGCATTCTCCTCTTCCACCACCGTCTTCTTCTTCACCAGAATCACATTCCTCTCCCTCACCATCTCCATCACGGTCACCGTCACCATCACCATCACCATCACCATCACCAGAAGCGGTTCCCCTTCCGCCACCAGCTTCATCACCAGATTCTCCACCACCATCTCCTCAGCAGGAACCTCCTTCCCCATCTCCATCATCTCCTGAACCAGCACCTGCTCCTGCTCCATCAGACGATGATGCCGATGATGATTCAGAGGAGGAGACAGAGAATTTCCCTTCTCCGACCCCATCTCCTGCGCCCGCGGAAGAGGGTGAACCAGAAGACATCAAAGCAAGCGAGGATGGTGAATTCGAGCAAGAGGAAGGCGAAGATAGAGGGATGAGTGGATGGAAGAAAGCAGGGATCGTCATTGGAGCGTTACTTGGAGTTGGAGCCATTGCAATCGGAGCTCTTATTTACAAGAAACGACAAGATAACTTAGCCAGGGCTCGTTACACTTACTTTAACCAATCAGAGTTTCTTTAA
- the LOC106341715 gene encoding uncharacterized protein LOC106341715 — protein MISILAQERLLGFTLGSALTGFIVLEQRKLIHESVADRKSQSVDQSQVREGIFGKKYRMEFASVWNKAVDQTFEPAIQYLSSRKW, from the exons ATGATCAGCATTCTCGCTCAG GAGCGTCTTCTCGGCTTCACGCTGGGTAGCGCCTTGACCGGATTCATCGTTCTCGAGCAGCGAAAACTCATCCATGAATCCGTCGCCGATCGTAAATCTCAATCCGTCGATCAATCTCAG GTGAGAGAAGGCATATTCGGGAAGAAATATCGGATGGAGTTTGCATCTGTGTGGAACAAAGCTGTGGACCAGACCTTTGAACCTGCCATTCAATATCTTAGCTCTCGTAAATGGTAG
- the LOC106341712 gene encoding uncharacterized protein LOC106341712: MEKKKNKSDESKPPLMALNHVSRLCRDVKKSLEFYTKVLGFVETERPASLDFDGAWLFNYGVGIHLVQAKDEEKLPSNTEHLDPMDNHISFQCEDMEALEKRLKEVDVKYIKRTVGEQEDAAIDQLFFNDPDGFMVEICNCENLELKPRDSADAIRLPGDRHAPPVSLPG; the protein is encoded by the coding sequence ATGGAGAAGAAGAAGAATAAAAGCGATGAATCAAAGCCGCCATTGATGGCGTTAAACCATGTATCAAGACTTTGCAGAGACGTCAAAAAGTCTCTCGAGTTCTACACGAAAGTGTTGGGGTTCGTGGAGACAGAGCGTCCCGCGTCCCTAGACTTCGACGGTGCGTGGCTATTCAACTACGGTGTTGGGATCCATTTGGTGCAGGCTAAAGACGAAGAAAAGCTACCTTCAAACACGGAGCATTTAGACCCAATGGATAACCACATCTCGTTCCAGTGCGAAGACATGGAAGCTTTGGAGAAGAGGCTCAAGGAAGTGGATGTGAAGTACATCAAGAGGACGGTAGGTGAGCAGGAAGACGCGGCTATCGACCAGCTCTTCTTTAATGATCCCGATGGTTTCATGGTCGAGATTTGTAACTGCGAGAATCTTGAGCTTAAACCGCGTGATTCAGCTGATGCTATACGTCTCCCGGGAGATCGGCACGCGCCTCCTGTTTCTCTCCCTGGCTAG
- the LOC106341714 gene encoding uncharacterized protein LOC106341714 encodes MNTKTCLVFFLSSLIITNRALAQDRAPHGLAYETPVAFSPSAFDFFHAKPQNQDATLEPCAESGCSPLPVSAKVQGASEKAQQSEIATMSIGFRSGIGAGGVVGIIFGIVFAVVM; translated from the coding sequence ATGAATACAAAGACTTGCCTCGTTTTCTTCCTCTCTTCTCTAATCATCACAAACAGAGCCTTAGCGCAAGACCGAGCTCCTCACGGGTTGGCTTATGAGACCCCAGTGGCGTTTTCACCTTCTGCATTTGACTTCTTTCACGCGAAACCACAAAACCAGGATGCAACTTTAGAGCCTTGCGCTGAATCCGGCTGCTCACCTCTCCCAGTGTCTGCAAAGGTTCAAGGAGCTTCTGAAAAAGCACAGCAAAGCGAGATAGCAACAATGTCAATTGGTTTCAGAAGCGGAATTGGAGCTGGTGGTGTGGTCGGGATCATCTTTGGAATTGTGTTTGCCGTGGTGATGTGA